The proteins below are encoded in one region of Brassica oleracea var. oleracea cultivar TO1000 unplaced genomic scaffold, BOL UnpScaffold01087, whole genome shotgun sequence:
- the LOC106320832 gene encoding uncharacterized protein LOC106320832 produces the protein MSSRRRQSTQRKKAPESSVTPIRLPPFLKPGAAVEISSDEAGFRGSWYLGEVVAVPSSDSTTKCEVEYTTLFLDKEGRKRLKEVVDAAQLRPPVPAMSERDVAVGEDVDAFYSDGWWEGTVTEVLGDGRFSVYFRASKEQIRFRRDELRFHREWVNGAWKPPIEEREEEEEEEEDLLSRVDPETARGIAKQMFSIGTIVEVSSDEEGFKGSWFSAKVIEHVDEDKYLVEYRDLREENGIEPLKEEADFLHIRPPPPTDEDVDFAVGDKIDAFYNDAWWVGDVIESMKDGIVGVCFRYTGEKMRFGRHGLRLHRDWINGTWQLPLKRGEMKRATKKVPCDRNVRPKKAIDKEHFSVGDPVEVSSVEEGFEDSWFLAKVIEYRGTDKWLVEYEKLKAEDGKEPLREEVNVFQIRPRPQETVMVNPFEKLDEVDALYNDGWWFGVVKKVLAKSNYLVHFPKTDEVLKFHVSRLRPHQEWIDGKWIASSKT, from the exons ATGTCTTCACGGCGTCGCCAATCTACACAGAGGAAGAAAGCTCCGGAGAGCTCCGTAACTCCGATTCGCCTCCCTCCCTTTCTAAAACCCGGCGCCGCCGTCGAGATCAGCTCCGACGAGGCCGGTTTCCGCGGATCGTGGTACCTGGGAGAGGTCGTCGCCGTCCCATCCTCAGACTCCACCACCAAATGCGAGGTGGAGTACACGACGCTGTTCTTGGACAAAGAAGGGAGGAAGCGGCTCAAGGAGGTCGTCGACGCGGCTCAGCTGCGTCCTCCGGTGCCGGCGATGTCCGAGAGGGATGTCGCGGTGGGGGAAGACGTGGACGCGTTTTACAGTGATGGTTGGTGGGAAGGGACGGTGACGGAGGTTTTGGGTGATGGGAGGTTTAGTGTTTACTTCAGGGCTTCTAAGGAGCAGATTCGGTTTCGGAGAGATGAGTTACGGTTTCATCGGGAGTGGGTTAACGGCGCGTGGAAGCCGCCGATTGAGGAaagggaagaggaggaggaggaggaagag GATCTTTTATCCCGAGTGGATCCGGAAACTGCAAGAGGAATCGCGAAACAAATGTTCTCCATTGGCACAATTGTTGAGGTTAGCAGCGATGAGGAAGGGTTCAAGGGGTCTTGGTTTTCAGCTAAAGTCATTGAACACGTTGACGAAGACAAGTACCTTGTTGAGTACCGAGACTTGAGAGAAGAAAACGGCATCGAGCCTTTGAAAGAAGAAGCCGACTTTCTGCACATAAGGCCACCGCCACCGACTGATGAGGATGTAGATTTTGCCGTTGGGGACAAGATTGATGCGTTTTACAATGACGCCTGGTGGGTAGGTGATGTCATAGAGAGTATGAAGGATGGAATCGTTGGTGTCTGCTTCAGGTACACAGGAGAAAAGATGCGGTTTGGAAGACATGGCCTTCGTCTGCATAGAGACTGGATTAACGGGACCTGGCAGCTACCACTGAAACGAGGAGAGATGAAGAGGGCAACAAAG AAAGTTCCGTGTGATCGGAACGTGAGACCTAAGAAAGCAATCGACAAGGAACATTTCAGCGTTGGAGATCCAGTCGAGGTTAGCAGTGTTGAAGAAGGATTTGAAGATTCTTGGTTCCTCGCAAAGGTTATTGAATACAGAGGAACGGACAAATGGCTAGTGGAATACGAGAAGTTGAAAGCGGAAGATGGGAAAGAGCCATTGAGAGAAGAGGTTAATGTTTTTCAGATAAGGCCTCGGCCACAAGAGACGGTCATGGTTAATCCGTTCGAGAAGCTTGACGAAGTTGATGCATTGTATAATGATGGATGGTGGTTCGGGGTGGTTAAAAAGGTTCTTGCAAAGTCGAACTACTTGGTTCATTTCCCGAAAACAGACGAGGTGCTCAAGTTTCATGTTTCTCGGCTAAGGCCACATCAGGAATGGATTGATGGCAAGTGGATAGCATCTTCAAAG ACTTAA